A window from Anser cygnoides isolate HZ-2024a breed goose chromosome 1, Taihu_goose_T2T_genome, whole genome shotgun sequence encodes these proteins:
- the BTG1 gene encoding protein BTG1, protein MHPALYTRASMIREIAAAVGFISKFLRTKGLMNERQLQTFSQSLQELLAEHYKHHWFPEKPCKGSGYRCIRINHKMDPLIGQAAQRIGLSSQELFQLLPSELTLWVDPYEVSYRIGEDGSICVLYEAAPAGGSQNNTNMQMVDSRISCKEELLLGRTSPSKSYNMMTVSG, encoded by the exons ATGCATCCCGCCCTGTACACCCGGGCCAGCATGATACGCGAGATCGCCGCGGCCGTGGGCTTCATCTCCAAGTTCCTGCGGACCAAGGGGCTGATGAACGAGCGGCAGCTGCAGACCTTCAGCCagagcctgcaggagctgctggcag aacATTACAAACACCACTGGTTCCCAGAAAAGCCATGCAAGGGATCAGGTTACCGATGTATCCGGATCAACCATAAAATGGATCCTCTCATTGGACAGGCAGCACAGCGGATTGGATTGAGCAGTCAGGAACTGTTCCAGCTTCTTCCAAGCGAACTCACTCTATGGGTTGACCCGTATGAAGTGTCCTATCGTATTGGAGAGGATGGCTCGATCTGCGTGCTGTACGAAGCTGCACCAGCAGGAGGTAGCCAAAATAACACCAACATGCAAATGGTAGACAGCAGAATAAGCTGTAAGGAGGAACTTCTCTTGGGCAGAACTAGCCCTTCCAAAAGCTACAATATGATGACTGTATCAGGTTAA